A genome region from Flammeovirga agarivorans includes the following:
- a CDS encoding GH92 family glycosyl hydrolase, whose protein sequence is MRKSILLLSSVLLTIITLSCEKEVVKEIQQKPIDYVDPFIGTGGIVHTFPGATIPFSMIQLSPDTDTKGWDHCSGYHYNDSTIKGFSHTHLSGTGWSDLGDILIMPTVGDIQLESGPQDQPDLGWRSRFSHDEEIAEPGFYEVNLKDYGITAALTAGQRVGFHKYTFPATDSANIIIDPTNLIFGEVLETQISTDDPTEIVGYCKSNGWGGKRYVYFIIKFTKPYDKFQISRNGKISSHLKVKDKDVKGFATFKVGENDPIEVKVAISAVSLDGARKNLLSEGHNSFALAVQHAQEQWSEVLNKFSIDGGTEEQKRIFYTGIYHNFIAPNLSMDVDGKYVAMGKKLEADGFTNYSNFSTWDTFRATKPLISFLTPNYSADFVESLISRHRDAKEHLPLWELAGFDNTCMIGYPSVPVIYEAMQKDVKGIDVNEALAAMDDIAHFNKISSSDGDGGLNEYIKLGYVPAHIPKNVSKTLEYAYEDWVIAQVAQKAGNKKLYEKYMQRAQNFTNLYHPEKKTFWPRKSNGQWFGDIEMDQWEPLQKHWISGNKWAYDYFVPQAISQFIEMKGGKDAFAADLDTLFSQELDMKGEEHVDISGFIGSYAHGDEPGHANAYLYNFAGQPWKTQAMIRRIMDEMYSDKPDGMINNEDCGQMSAWYVFSAMGFYPVCPGDKQYIIGSPLFDRVSMQVSNGKTFTVEAKNQSDKNVYIQAASLNGKDLDRSYITQEEIMAGGILKFVMGPEPNKNWGTDVNDIPKSPIQ, encoded by the coding sequence ATGAGGAAATCTATATTACTTTTATCATCAGTTCTATTAACTATTATCACATTATCTTGTGAAAAAGAAGTAGTTAAAGAAATACAACAAAAACCAATTGATTATGTTGACCCATTTATTGGAACAGGAGGAATCGTGCATACTTTTCCTGGGGCAACGATCCCGTTTTCTATGATCCAATTAAGCCCGGATACAGACACAAAAGGGTGGGACCATTGTAGTGGTTATCATTATAATGACTCAACAATAAAAGGTTTTAGCCATACCCATTTAAGTGGTACGGGATGGTCTGATTTAGGTGATATATTGATTATGCCAACTGTTGGAGATATTCAATTAGAATCGGGACCACAAGATCAGCCAGATTTAGGATGGAGATCTAGATTCTCACATGATGAAGAAATAGCAGAACCAGGTTTTTATGAGGTAAACCTAAAAGATTATGGAATTACTGCAGCATTAACAGCCGGGCAAAGAGTAGGTTTTCATAAATATACTTTTCCTGCAACCGATTCAGCTAATATCATTATAGATCCCACTAACTTGATTTTTGGTGAGGTTCTGGAAACTCAAATATCAACTGATGATCCAACTGAAATTGTGGGCTATTGTAAATCAAATGGTTGGGGAGGTAAAAGATATGTATACTTCATCATTAAGTTTACAAAGCCTTATGATAAGTTTCAAATTTCGAGAAATGGGAAAATATCTTCTCATCTAAAAGTAAAAGATAAAGATGTAAAAGGTTTTGCCACCTTTAAAGTGGGAGAAAATGATCCTATCGAAGTTAAAGTTGCTATTTCTGCAGTTAGTCTAGATGGAGCAAGAAAAAACCTATTATCAGAAGGTCACAATTCATTTGCTTTAGCGGTACAACATGCACAGGAACAATGGAGCGAAGTTCTTAATAAATTCTCTATTGATGGAGGAACAGAAGAACAGAAAAGAATCTTCTATACAGGTATCTATCATAACTTTATTGCCCCCAATCTTTCAATGGATGTTGATGGGAAGTATGTAGCCATGGGTAAGAAGTTAGAAGCAGATGGTTTTACGAACTATTCAAACTTCTCTACTTGGGATACTTTTAGAGCAACAAAACCACTTATCAGTTTTCTGACGCCTAATTACTCTGCTGATTTTGTAGAATCATTAATTTCAAGACATAGAGATGCAAAAGAACATTTACCATTATGGGAACTAGCAGGGTTTGATAATACTTGTATGATTGGCTATCCATCAGTACCAGTGATTTATGAAGCAATGCAGAAAGATGTCAAAGGAATTGATGTTAATGAGGCTTTGGCTGCTATGGATGATATTGCACATTTTAATAAAATTTCTTCATCTGATGGCGATGGTGGATTAAATGAATATATCAAGTTAGGCTATGTACCAGCTCATATTCCCAAAAACGTCTCGAAGACATTAGAATATGCTTACGAAGATTGGGTAATTGCTCAAGTAGCTCAAAAAGCAGGTAATAAAAAACTGTATGAAAAATACATGCAAAGAGCCCAGAACTTCACGAATCTTTATCACCCAGAGAAAAAAACATTCTGGCCAAGAAAGTCAAATGGACAATGGTTTGGTGATATAGAGATGGATCAATGGGAACCTTTACAGAAACATTGGATCTCTGGCAATAAGTGGGCTTATGATTACTTTGTTCCACAAGCGATCTCTCAATTCATCGAAATGAAAGGAGGAAAAGATGCGTTCGCTGCTGATTTGGATACTTTATTTTCACAAGAGTTAGATATGAAAGGTGAAGAACATGTAGATATTTCAGGATTTATCGGTAGCTACGCACATGGAGATGAACCAGGGCATGCGAATGCATACTTGTACAATTTTGCTGGTCAACCTTGGAAAACCCAAGCCATGATTCGCCGAATAATGGACGAGATGTATTCAGATAAACCCGATGGCATGATTAATAATGAAGATTGTGGCCAAATGTCTGCTTGGTATGTTTTCTCTGCAATGGGATTCTACCCTGTTTGCCCAGGCGATAAACAATATATTATTGGTTCTCCTTTGTTCGATAGAGTATCAATGCAAGTAAGCAATGGTAAAACTTTTACTGTCGAAGCAAAGAATCAATCGGATAAAAATGTCTATATCCAAGCAGCTTCTCTTAATGGTAAAGACCTAGATAGAAGCTATATTACACAAGAAGAAATAATGGCAGGAGGTATCCTTAAGTTTGTTATGGGACCAGAACCAAATAAAAATTGGGGAACTGATGTTAATGATATTCCTAAATCACCAATACAATAA
- a CDS encoding GH92 family glycosyl hydrolase gives MKKNTILPYLLLLITIMSCGQKKEEKKELEDLTKYVSTLVGSKSDFRLSTGNTYPAVATPWGMNFWTPQTNNNGDGWAYMYQKDSINGIKQTHQPSPWINDYAAFALFPMVGEVKFNEKERQSKYSHDTETAKPHYYSVDLETYNTRAEVTPTTRGAVFQFTFPQSGESSVLVDAYHKGSYVKIIPEENKIVGYCKNNSGGVPDNFANYFVIVFNKPFKTQGTWNGKDATSSKEVKADRTAGYVTFDTKDGEVITAKVASSFISIDQAEITLKREIGEKSFTTVKEEAQYAWNKEFNKLMVKGGTQRSMENFYTSMYRTLLFPRKFYEYDANNKLVHYSPYNGQVEDGYMFTDNGFWDTFRAVFPFFTVMYPELNSHIMAGLVNTYNESGWLPEWASPGHRDCMIGSNSAAIIADSYLKGIRGYDIETLYAAIIKNTKNHGPLGSVGRMGVDYYNDLGYIPYDVGIHENTARTLEYAYADFTIMELAKALNRPQEEIDLFRKRADNYKNVFDPSTNFMRAKMKDGSWQTPFIPEAWGGAFTEGSSWHYTWSVFHDPEGLADLMGGREAFAAKLDSVFSTPSIANHDYYGFEIHEITEMKVADEKYGTGQYAHGNQPIQHGIYLYDYVGQPWKAQKWTRKVLKDLYSPTPDGLCGDEDNGQTSAWYVFSALGMYPVAPGTGEYAIGSPEFEEATMSLENGNTFKVIANNNNEKNVYIQSAKLNGKDFNKTFITHDQIMAGGELVFEMGDQPNKNWGTAEDSAPYSMSREK, from the coding sequence ATGAAGAAAAATACAATACTACCTTATCTACTTCTTCTTATTACGATTATGTCCTGTGGACAGAAGAAAGAAGAAAAAAAGGAATTAGAAGACTTAACCAAATACGTAAGTACATTAGTAGGGTCAAAGTCAGACTTTAGATTATCTACAGGTAATACTTATCCAGCAGTGGCAACTCCTTGGGGAATGAACTTCTGGACTCCACAAACCAATAATAATGGAGATGGATGGGCTTATATGTACCAAAAAGATAGTATTAACGGAATAAAACAAACGCACCAACCATCACCATGGATAAATGACTATGCAGCATTTGCATTATTCCCAATGGTAGGAGAAGTGAAGTTTAATGAGAAAGAAAGACAATCAAAATATTCTCATGATACTGAAACGGCGAAGCCACATTACTATAGTGTAGATTTAGAAACATATAATACAAGAGCAGAAGTAACACCTACAACTAGAGGTGCTGTCTTCCAATTTACATTCCCTCAATCAGGTGAAAGTAGTGTATTAGTAGATGCATATCATAAAGGTTCCTATGTGAAGATAATTCCAGAGGAAAATAAAATTGTCGGTTATTGTAAAAACAACTCTGGTGGTGTGCCAGATAACTTTGCCAACTATTTTGTTATTGTTTTCAACAAGCCCTTTAAAACACAAGGTACTTGGAATGGTAAAGATGCTACTTCATCAAAAGAGGTAAAAGCAGATAGAACAGCAGGTTATGTTACCTTTGATACAAAAGATGGTGAAGTGATTACAGCAAAAGTAGCTTCTTCATTTATCTCAATAGATCAGGCTGAGATTACATTAAAAAGAGAAATTGGTGAGAAATCTTTCACTACTGTAAAAGAAGAAGCACAATATGCATGGAACAAAGAATTTAATAAGTTAATGGTGAAAGGTGGTACTCAAAGAAGTATGGAGAATTTCTATACTTCAATGTACAGAACATTGCTTTTCCCTAGAAAATTCTATGAGTATGATGCAAATAACAAACTAGTGCATTATAGTCCTTATAACGGTCAAGTAGAAGATGGGTATATGTTTACTGATAATGGTTTCTGGGATACTTTTAGAGCTGTTTTCCCATTCTTTACAGTGATGTATCCGGAGTTAAATAGTCATATTATGGCTGGTTTAGTTAATACATATAATGAAAGTGGTTGGTTGCCAGAATGGGCTTCACCGGGTCACAGAGATTGTATGATTGGCTCAAACTCTGCAGCTATTATCGCTGATTCTTACCTTAAAGGTATCAGAGGATACGATATTGAAACACTTTATGCTGCAATTATCAAGAATACTAAAAACCATGGTCCATTAGGTTCTGTCGGTCGTATGGGTGTGGATTATTATAATGATCTTGGATACATCCCTTACGATGTAGGCATCCATGAGAACACAGCAAGAACATTGGAATACGCTTACGCTGATTTTACAATCATGGAATTAGCTAAAGCTTTGAATAGACCTCAAGAAGAGATTGATCTTTTCCGTAAGAGAGCTGATAATTATAAAAATGTTTTTGATCCATCAACAAACTTTATGAGAGCAAAAATGAAAGATGGTTCTTGGCAGACTCCATTTATCCCAGAAGCTTGGGGTGGTGCATTTACTGAAGGTTCATCTTGGCATTATACATGGTCAGTATTCCATGATCCAGAAGGTTTAGCAGACTTAATGGGAGGTAGAGAAGCATTTGCAGCAAAATTAGATTCTGTATTCTCAACTCCATCTATTGCCAATCATGATTACTATGGTTTCGAAATTCATGAGATTACTGAAATGAAAGTAGCTGATGAAAAATATGGAACAGGCCAATATGCACATGGTAACCAGCCTATACAACACGGTATATACTTATATGATTATGTAGGTCAACCTTGGAAAGCACAGAAATGGACAAGAAAAGTATTGAAAGACCTTTACAGCCCAACTCCTGATGGTTTATGTGGTGATGAAGACAATGGACAAACTTCTGCTTGGTATGTATTCTCTGCTTTAGGAATGTACCCAGTTGCTCCAGGAACTGGAGAATATGCCATCGGTTCACCTGAGTTTGAAGAGGCAACAATGTCTTTAGAAAATGGAAACACATTCAAAGTGATTGCCAATAACAATAATGAAAAGAATGTTTATATTCAATCAGCAAAGTTAAATGGGAAAGACTTTAATAAAACATTCATCACACATGATCAAATTATGGCTGGAGGTGAGTTAGTTTTTGAAATGGGTGATCAACCAAATAAGAACTGGGGTACTGCAGAAGATAGTGCACCTTATTCAATGTCAAGAGAAAAATAA
- a CDS encoding RNA polymerase sigma factor has protein sequence MFKIFKSKINYTSEQIINNIIRKQNYSDTIKFIYQDNFDKILRMIIKMGGCEADAEDIFQDSLSKLIMSIETSQFKGRANISTYLYSICRNAWINTQKKQNKYSFFDESADHLLEDYDLIDEIPFIEEDQKTVKKFSEAFKSIGTDCRNLLKKLYFDLMTYEMLLTTHKDKYSSEQAIRNKKSRCIKYLRKSLGDDKDLSKEDMINMIGPCLDKEE, from the coding sequence ATGTTTAAGATTTTTAAATCTAAAATTAACTATACTTCTGAACAGATTATCAATAACATCATTCGTAAGCAAAACTACTCAGATACTATCAAATTTATTTATCAAGACAACTTTGATAAAATACTAAGGATGATCATAAAAATGGGTGGTTGCGAAGCAGATGCTGAAGATATCTTTCAGGATAGCCTTTCAAAACTAATTATGAGTATTGAAACATCTCAATTTAAAGGAAGGGCGAACATTTCCACGTACTTATACAGTATTTGTAGAAATGCATGGATCAATACGCAAAAAAAACAGAACAAGTACAGCTTTTTTGATGAAAGTGCAGATCATCTATTAGAAGATTATGACCTAATAGATGAAATACCTTTTATCGAGGAAGACCAGAAAACTGTAAAGAAATTTTCGGAAGCATTTAAAAGCATTGGAACAGATTGTAGGAATTTACTAAAAAAACTGTACTTTGACCTTATGACTTATGAAATGCTGTTAACAACCCATAAAGACAAGTATAGTTCTGAGCAGGCAATCCGTAATAAGAAGAGCCGCTGTATTAAATATTTAAGAAAAAGTCTTGGTGATGACAAGGATCTTAGTAAAGAGGATATGATCAATATGATAGGACCTTGCTTGGACAAAGAGGAATAA
- a CDS encoding CHAT domain-containing protein, with amino-acid sequence MIFFLIILQILNYPFLKNDDSKLADDAYINFKNKNYETSINRFESLKEKTTDYNAKTFACFFLGHLYLKETLEIEKGICNYREAIQIQEKNGIKYEWLYSNSLKAIGTYHNRVGSLDSAEYYFHKANKSFIKQNSNVQNSMAAKLGLIYYLKKEYSFGDLLYQKYHSNIKSPSSDYFSYLTLTKNDSVIDDYFKQCHEYYKNKKFNRSNYFYFYAKYQYEKNKLIESITIVDEFLELSKENITKNINVYSTDELLMTHFYFSRAHLLKALAYEKLEKNDQALTEFNIALNEINLALPAKYQRNLILKNLIFRNLTQFHHDRGKEYLQYLDSSELVLDQYVNVGKDSTGVVHHEYMEHYYLKGLYEDDEQLKDKYYWKSYHHFKKFIGKQHGDKDQLVSFISQKDLQDEFIHFYIHQYQKNQNEDDLLKALEIIENTKSTILNKRSSNVKNLSIDEYFALDNVFDFKKKLKETPLLTPDILRSYFKENFEEKNIGFVSYYQDEHNRFVIISYSKGKFNLEVVNAQERDFNLLKAFSAKLYQSDYFIDRTYINQLDSISHLLLPQKVFNNQEDRIMISADQLTSTIPLGILNLSDGKKVIEEHSISYAFSLHHEYFISSLPKVKNDQIDILGIAPFANKDLKFSQEEVEGITENTLINEEATKENVIKAVNDYDIIHFATHTVIGDDEQSSRIFLYGHDSLPEGFTFDQVEEMDFSKHNLISVSSCYSANGKYIKGEGLMSFQRAFAYSQAPSVLAGLWKVNDQASLYISKKFFKFLKDGYEKDIALQKAKLEFFEDFPALKQNPMFWGSLIISGDIDPITKKSNHWLWLLFLILIPSICYFLWKKFKHKDL; translated from the coding sequence ATGATATTTTTTCTAATCATATTACAAATTCTCAATTATCCTTTTCTAAAAAACGATGATAGTAAATTAGCGGATGATGCATATATCAACTTTAAAAATAAAAACTATGAAACCTCTATTAATAGGTTTGAGTCTTTGAAAGAAAAAACCACTGACTATAATGCAAAGACATTTGCGTGTTTCTTTCTTGGGCACCTTTATTTAAAAGAAACATTAGAAATAGAAAAAGGAATTTGTAACTACAGAGAAGCTATTCAAATTCAAGAAAAGAATGGAATAAAATACGAATGGTTATATTCTAATTCTTTGAAAGCTATTGGAACCTATCACAATAGAGTAGGTTCATTAGATTCAGCCGAATATTATTTCCATAAGGCAAATAAATCATTTATCAAGCAAAATTCGAATGTTCAAAATAGTATGGCAGCAAAGCTTGGCCTTATCTATTATTTAAAAAAAGAATATTCATTTGGTGATTTATTATATCAAAAATACCATTCAAATATAAAATCACCATCCTCTGATTATTTTAGTTACTTGACACTTACCAAAAATGATTCTGTTATTGATGATTATTTTAAACAATGCCATGAATATTATAAAAATAAGAAGTTCAACAGAAGCAACTATTTTTACTTTTATGCTAAATATCAATATGAGAAAAATAAATTGATTGAAAGTATTACTATAGTAGATGAGTTCTTGGAATTATCTAAAGAAAATATCACTAAAAATATTAATGTATATAGTACAGATGAATTACTAATGACCCATTTCTACTTCTCAAGAGCCCACTTATTAAAAGCATTAGCTTATGAGAAGTTAGAAAAGAATGATCAAGCACTCACAGAATTCAATATTGCTTTAAATGAAATTAACCTCGCACTACCTGCCAAATATCAAAGAAATCTAATTCTCAAGAATTTAATATTTAGGAACCTTACTCAATTTCATCATGATCGTGGTAAAGAGTATCTTCAATATTTAGATAGTTCTGAATTGGTTTTGGATCAATATGTAAATGTAGGGAAGGACAGTACAGGTGTGGTTCATCATGAATATATGGAGCACTATTACCTAAAAGGCCTCTATGAAGATGATGAACAATTAAAAGACAAATATTATTGGAAAAGTTACCATCACTTTAAGAAGTTTATTGGTAAACAGCATGGCGACAAAGATCAATTAGTATCCTTTATTTCTCAAAAAGATTTACAGGATGAGTTTATACACTTTTATATCCATCAATATCAAAAAAATCAAAATGAAGATGATCTATTAAAAGCCTTAGAAATTATTGAAAATACAAAATCAACTATTCTTAATAAAAGAAGTTCTAACGTTAAGAATTTGTCTATTGATGAATATTTTGCCTTGGATAATGTTTTTGATTTCAAAAAGAAATTAAAAGAGACTCCACTACTCACACCAGATATTCTTAGGTCATATTTTAAAGAAAATTTTGAGGAGAAGAATATTGGATTTGTTTCTTATTACCAAGACGAACATAACAGGTTTGTTATCATTTCTTATAGCAAAGGGAAGTTTAATCTTGAAGTAGTGAATGCCCAAGAAAGAGACTTTAATTTACTGAAAGCATTTTCTGCAAAATTATATCAGAGTGATTATTTTATTGATCGAACCTATATTAATCAGTTAGATTCAATTAGTCATTTGTTGTTACCTCAAAAGGTATTCAACAATCAAGAAGATAGAATAATGATATCTGCTGATCAATTAACATCAACTATACCTTTGGGTATATTGAACCTTTCAGATGGAAAGAAGGTGATTGAAGAACATAGTATAAGCTATGCTTTTTCTTTACATCATGAGTACTTTATTTCTTCTCTCCCTAAGGTAAAGAATGATCAGATTGATATTCTAGGTATTGCACCTTTTGCAAATAAGGATTTGAAATTTTCTCAAGAAGAAGTAGAAGGCATCACTGAGAATACTTTGATCAATGAAGAAGCCACTAAAGAAAATGTTATCAAGGCAGTTAATGATTATGATATCATCCACTTTGCTACACATACAGTAATTGGTGACGATGAACAAAGTTCTCGAATTTTCTTGTACGGTCATGATTCCCTTCCGGAAGGTTTTACCTTTGATCAGGTAGAGGAAATGGATTTTTCAAAACACAACTTAATCTCTGTTAGCTCTTGCTACTCTGCTAACGGTAAATATATAAAAGGTGAAGGTTTGATGAGCTTTCAGAGAGCATTTGCCTACTCACAAGCTCCTTCGGTTTTAGCCGGTCTTTGGAAAGTAAATGACCAAGCCTCACTATATATTTCAAAGAAGTTCTTCAAGTTTTTAAAAGATGGATATGAAAAAGATATCGCCTTACAAAAAGCCAAGTTAGAATTCTTTGAAGATTTCCCTGCGCTAAAACAGAACCCAATGTTCTGGGGGAGTTTGATTATCAGTGGAGATATAGACCCTATAACAAAAAAGAGCAACCATTGGTTATGGTTACTCTTCCTCATTCTAATTCCCTCAATTTGTTACTTCTTATGGAAGAAGTTCAAGCATAAAGACCTTTAG
- a CDS encoding FixH family protein, translating to MKNVSFLLISIFALFFISCNQDETNPQEGSNVIGSSTTDEGVVLNLTSTKEALYEGVNNVTFSLGNGQSLSEGGTWKITPVMEMTMDNGMKHMHSTPIKGFDIGSSNTTSGEGQILFVMPTVEKGAWELHIEYIVNDAVEAMWMMPIEVNAVTFETSEANYKTVIMQQLDGSEERIVLGYNFLSGGPEMGANDIEILAFKRIPAMDHGHHEEGHGHDFETYEPYTQLSIKTTPWMPSMSHGSSNNVDPEETEEGVYTGVVNFSMTGDWQIQLNVKDGETEIINEEGLSFYLEF from the coding sequence ATGAAAAACGTATCTTTTTTACTAATCTCAATTTTTGCATTATTTTTTATTTCATGTAATCAAGATGAAACCAACCCACAAGAAGGATCAAATGTTATAGGTTCTTCAACAACGGATGAGGGGGTTGTATTAAACTTAACTTCAACGAAAGAAGCACTTTATGAAGGTGTTAATAATGTAACGTTCTCTCTTGGTAATGGTCAATCTTTATCTGAAGGTGGTACTTGGAAAATTACTCCTGTTATGGAAATGACGATGGATAATGGGATGAAACACATGCACTCAACACCAATAAAAGGATTTGATATTGGTAGTTCGAATACCACTTCTGGTGAAGGCCAAATTTTATTTGTAATGCCTACAGTAGAAAAGGGAGCTTGGGAATTACATATTGAATATATCGTAAATGATGCTGTCGAAGCAATGTGGATGATGCCAATTGAGGTAAATGCGGTGACATTCGAAACATCAGAGGCTAATTACAAAACAGTGATTATGCAACAATTAGATGGTAGTGAAGAAAGAATTGTCTTAGGATATAACTTCCTATCTGGTGGGCCAGAAATGGGAGCAAACGATATTGAAATCTTAGCATTTAAGAGAATTCCAGCAATGGATCATGGTCACCACGAAGAGGGACATGGTCATGATTTTGAAACATATGAGCCATATACTCAATTATCAATTAAAACAACTCCATGGATGCCTTCAATGTCACATGGTTCGTCAAATAATGTTGATCCAGAAGAAACGGAAGAAGGAGTTTATACTGGTGTAGTGAATTTCTCTATGACTGGTGACTGGCAAATTCAGTTAAATGTAAAAGACGGAGAAACAGAAATTATTAATGAAGAAGGTTTATCATTTTACCTTGAGTTTTAA
- a CDS encoding TonB-dependent receptor plug domain-containing protein, whose translation MKSIKLLIGSVLFLVLLPITSTFAQAQLKTYYLGEVTITSDTIENKDYQLTIDQVMAEKPELNIVKRGGFAWEPIINGYSDGQIAVVIDGMRVFGACTDKMDPATSYLEPINLESFDVLRSSDAQEFGTSLGGSINASMKYPNFDGETHFGIQNFYSTNTNGYDGNIFLEKSSEKFGVRYSGAYRKHQSYTDGNGELVLYTQYQRQNHTLTSGYKLSENETLTAMLMFDQGKNIGYPALPMDVSSATGIMGNIGYKKHNDQAKFQHLEAKVYYNFIEHIMDDTNRENVAIRMDMPGRSNTFGAWAKLGRKTEKHQFSLKIDAFANHLFADMTMYSPTGGKDMYMITWGDIQRYSIATFLKDTWKLDDRLEWENSIRIEANSINLSNELARKQFETLNYTVDGPISQLGGTFSSAFNYHLTESITSSFGIDYTHRLPTASELYGYYLFNARDRFDYIGNPDLDTEKAFDFIFNLEYNSDGWVFGMSARKVFINDYIVGIVQEDLLPMTIGALGVKKYMNVGKANSSHLNIYGSKLISNWLKYGIHLSFDNGTIEELHSSMPYMQPLTVKQNIQLQLKNFAFGVEYVYNSGMSTPAEELGELPTSSYHLFNLQGEYALDLNKGELKFIGAVQNIFDAYYIDPFAWNEIPSSGRNIKLGINYNF comes from the coding sequence ATGAAAAGTATTAAACTATTAATCGGTAGTGTACTATTTTTAGTTCTACTACCGATTACTTCAACGTTTGCTCAAGCTCAACTAAAGACTTATTATTTAGGTGAGGTGACAATTACTTCAGATACTATAGAAAACAAAGACTATCAGTTAACAATAGATCAAGTAATGGCAGAAAAGCCCGAATTGAATATTGTAAAAAGAGGTGGTTTTGCTTGGGAGCCCATTATCAATGGATATTCTGATGGACAGATAGCTGTTGTGATAGATGGGATGAGAGTATTTGGTGCTTGTACTGATAAGATGGACCCTGCTACTTCATATCTTGAGCCCATTAATCTAGAGTCATTTGACGTATTAAGATCTTCTGACGCACAAGAATTTGGAACTTCTTTAGGAGGAAGTATCAACGCAAGTATGAAATATCCCAATTTTGATGGGGAAACACACTTTGGTATTCAAAACTTTTATAGTACAAATACTAACGGTTATGATGGGAATATTTTCTTGGAAAAGTCGTCTGAGAAGTTTGGAGTAAGGTACTCTGGTGCATATAGAAAACATCAAAGTTATACAGATGGAAATGGAGAATTAGTACTATATACACAATATCAGAGACAGAACCATACGTTAACTTCAGGGTATAAATTATCTGAAAACGAAACACTGACAGCAATGTTGATGTTTGATCAAGGGAAAAATATTGGTTATCCAGCATTACCAATGGATGTAAGTTCTGCTACTGGGATAATGGGTAACATTGGTTATAAAAAACATAATGACCAAGCAAAATTTCAGCATTTAGAAGCTAAGGTTTATTACAACTTTATTGAGCATATCATGGACGATACGAATCGTGAGAATGTAGCAATTCGTATGGATATGCCAGGAAGGAGCAATACTTTTGGAGCTTGGGCTAAATTGGGTAGAAAAACAGAGAAACATCAGTTTTCTTTAAAGATAGATGCATTCGCAAACCACTTATTTGCAGATATGACGATGTATTCTCCAACAGGTGGAAAGGATATGTATATGATCACTTGGGGAGATATTCAAAGATATTCAATAGCAACATTTTTGAAAGATACTTGGAAACTGGACGACCGTTTAGAATGGGAAAACAGTATTCGTATTGAAGCCAATTCAATTAACTTATCGAATGAATTGGCAAGAAAACAATTTGAAACATTAAACTATACTGTAGATGGTCCAATTTCTCAATTGGGAGGTACCTTCTCTTCTGCTTTCAACTATCATTTAACAGAATCAATTACCTCATCATTTGGAATAGATTATACGCATAGATTACCTACTGCTTCAGAACTATATGGTTATTACCTTTTTAATGCAAGAGATCGCTTTGATTATATAGGAAACCCTGACTTGGATACAGAAAAAGCATTTGATTTTATTTTTAATCTTGAATATAATTCAGATGGTTGGGTATTTGGTATGAGTGCAAGAAAAGTATTTATCAATGATTATATTGTTGGAATTGTACAAGAAGACTTATTACCAATGACTATAGGAGCACTAGGAGTGAAGAAATATATGAATGTGGGTAAAGCGAATTCATCACATTTAAATATTTATGGTAGTAAATTAATTTCCAATTGGTTGAAATATGGTATTCACTTGTCATTTGATAATGGTACAATTGAAGAGTTACATTCTTCTATGCCTTATATGCAACCTTTGACAGTGAAACAGAATATTCAGTTACAGTTAAAGAACTTTGCTTTTGGGGTAGAATATGTTTACAATTCTGGTATGTCAACTCCTGCTGAAGAATTAGGAGAGCTGCCAACGAGCAGTTATCACTTGTTTAACTTACAAGGAGAATATGCTCTAGATTTAAATAAAGGAGAATTAAAGTTTATTGGTGCTGTTCAGAATATATTTGATGCTTACTATATAGACCCTTTTGCCTGGAATGAAATACCTAGTAGTGGAAGAAATATAAAATTGGGAATTAATTATAATTTCTAA